In a genomic window of Plasmodium malariae genome assembly, chromosome: 4:
- the PmUG01_04026000 gene encoding conserved Plasmodium protein, unknown function produces the protein MTEGKKINVEINSFKEGVNVYYKKNYDINEYNKYLIHTDDIKGKNNRKVKKDICKTKYDITTADSISTTTDELSYSYQIESKSEDKGLYNLFEETSFINLQDQSPDEQVVKIEERENINERNESNTENLNKNLSKNLSKNLSKHLSKHLSKHLSKHLSKRLSKHLSKHLSKKINNNNINNDINNINNDINNINNNINNINNNISKNISNNINDINNNINDINNNNNTNGNTNGNTNGNTNGNTNGNTNSSTNSNTNSSTNNSINNSINNNTPCLNSNVLLERKDIELSRHSEDDNNKIFNNKVLYNNENLIKNKNEMINTILVNPDNNICVKKDIISADHYSSAENNECIDNDHIEELDNNLEQNTYFIESTFKNAHCGYSEFFQNNFFSHHISNNLNSIGCVNSMNSMSSANTINSSNGRNVNGFSKSHNPTFDGSRSQMGNNVNVIKLFGRNDQNKLGVMHIRNIRSIGSIAQYISTDGSSNNDGSNNDGSNNDSSNNRSSNNARTMKRGSESTGEGVVSNMEKMNNLGKMRYLRSMSDMDNIGSMDSMNSSGNVRNLRSMDSLKCVSSLNNMEKLRVLKGLKNVNCVEKLRSVNKHFHNLTQGTAENLKNAVESANSLSMNGSEILRDTNDTTYSLSMNGSEILRDTNDTAYSLSMNGSEILRDTNDTAYSLSMNGSEILRDTNDPAYSLSMNGSEILRDANDPTYSLSMNGSEILRDANDPAYCLSMKGSENLRDENDIAYSLSMNSSEHLRDENDIAYSLSMRGSENLRDENDIAYSLCMNSSEHFRDANISAYSASMKSANNNMYHLSLPLNNSRKINEMKGNTKSLNEACEATPNNFKNSSFMQESNIIINYMNRIEDNVQNFLNISSKDVKVLMNSVPHVISKRDDTHTKVKSSILQSINDGNNIAINDSAIYNDNNKLNKSIVFDHEKESNQYLKCTNSNKNKVQQSRGSKMNMKSESENKVVIKDISKNGKDLIDGSSNKKFNGRYYKILKNIRQNKNLANYEFKDVAEAYDMGNDNDNDNNISNSNSNSNSNINSNSNSNSNINSNSNSNSNSNSNSNSNSNSNSNSNSNSNSNSENISYSNAPPRCSSRYGEKMHYREFFHVDENRNTKEVKICTNKVILTTFEMKTFLLNTIKAIGIVFKKWKVTNFGMYFWFHIKCIESETDLNFYISIFNSLFEKITGKNIYYQCNDLNYIVNLFKEFIIYDCKNIFKKSIKVLNRYAKKNSQNFSIFDNSEDIVNVNESLLLIKEEMNNTGSDDNDNTGGSNDSDIHNGNRNSSDRNNNNIMTNSNSNGNGSSNGNSINKGNNFFCFIFNALKEYYESLGKSGQEKIYVSNMFANFNELNYNEIFSFFCEQMN, from the coding sequence atgacagaagggaaaaaaataaatgtagaaATAAATTCCTTTAAAGAAGGCGTTAATgtgtattataaaaaaaattatgatataaatgaatataataaatatttaatacatactgatgatataaaaggaaaaaataatagaaaagtAAAGAAAGATATTTGTAAAACTAAGTATGATATAACTACTGCAGATTCAATTTCAACAACAACAGATGAGTTGTCATACTCATATCAAATAGAGAGTAAAAGTGAAGACAAGggattatataatttatttgagGAGACCAGTTTCATAAATTTACAAGACCAAAGTCCAGATGAGCAGGTGGTTAAAATTGAAGAAagggaaaatataaatgaaagaaatgaaagtaatactgaaaatttaaacaaaaatttaagcAAAAATTTAAGCAAAAATTTAAGCAAACATTTAAGCAAACATTTAAGCAAACATTTAAGCAAACATTTAAGCAAACGTTTAAGCAAACATTTAAGCAAACATttaagcaaaaaaattaataataataatataaataatgatataaataatataaataatgatataaataatataaataataatataaataatataaataataatataagcaaaaatataagtaataatataaatgacataaacaataatataaacgatataaataataataataatacaaatggCAATACAAATGGCAATACAAATGGCAATACAAATGGCAATACAAATGGCAATACAAATAGCAGTACAAATAGCAATACAAATAGCAGTACaaataatagtataaataatagtataaataataatactccTTGTTTGAACAGCAATGTGCTATTAGAGAGAAAGGACATAGAATTATCGAGGCACAGTGAAGatgataataacaaaatttttaataataaggtattatataacaatgaaaatttgataaaaaataaaaatgaaatgattAACACAATATTAGTAAATCCTGATAACAATATTTGTGttaaaaaggatataatTAGTGCTGACCATTATAGCAGTGCTGAAAATAACGAGTGCATAGATAATGATCATATTGAAGAGTTagataataatttagaaCAAAACACATATTTCATAGAATCGACATTTAAAAATGCTCATTGTGGATACTCAGAATTctttcaaaataattttttttcgcaccatatttcaaataatttgaaCAGTATAGGTTGTGTGAATAGTATGAATAGTATGAGTAGTGCAAATACGATAAACAGTTCAAATGGTAGAAATGTAAATGGCTTTTCTAAAAGTCATAACCCGACTTTTGACGGTTCAAGGTCGCAAATGGGTAATAAcgtaaatgtaataaaactTTTTGGTAGAAATGATCAAAATAAGCTCGGTGTAATGCACataagaaatataagaaGTATTGGCAGCATTGCGCAGTATATAAGTACTGATGGTAGTAGCAATAACGATGGCAGCAATAACGACGGAAGCAATAATGATAGTAGCAACAACAGAAGCAGTAATAATGCTAGAACAATGAAAAGGGGCTCTGAAAGTACTGGGGAGGGTGTTGTCAGTAATATGGAGAAAATGAATAACTTAGGGAAGATGAGATATTTAAGAAGTATGAGCGATATGGACAATATAGGAAGTATGGACAGTATGAACAGTTCAGGTAATGTGAGAAATTTGAGAAGTATGGATAGCTTGAAATGTGTGAGCAGTTTGAATAATATGGAGAAATTACGAGTTCTGAAAGGTTTAAAAAACGTGAATTGCGTTGAAAAGTTAAGAAGTGTAAACAAgcattttcataatttaacTCAAGGAACTGCAGAGAATTTAAAGAATGCTGTTGAATCTGCAAACAGTTTAAGCATGAACGGTTCAGAAATTTTGAGGGATACAAATGACACTACTTACAGTTTAAGTATGAACGGTTCAGAAATTTTGAGGGATACAAATGACACTGCTTACAGTTTAAGTATGAACGGTTCAGAAATTTTGAGGGATACAAATGACACTGCTTACAGTTTAAGTATGAACGGTTCAGAAATTTTGAGGGATACAAATGACCCTGCTTACAGTTTAAGTATGAACGGTTCAGAAATTTTGAGGGATGCAAATGACCCTACTTACAGTTTAAGTATGAACGGTTCAGAAATTTTGAGAGATGCAAATGATCCTGCTTACTGTTTAAGTATGAAAGGTTCAGAAAATTTGAGGGATGAAAATGACATTGCTTACAGTTTAAGTATGAACAGTTCAGAACATTTGAGGGATGAAAATGACATTGCTTACAGTTTAAGTATGAGAGGTTCAGAAAATTTGAGGGATGAAAATGACATTGCTTACAGTTTATGTATGAACAGTTCAGAACATTTTAGGGATGCAAATATCTCTGCTTACAGTGCAAGTATGAAAAGTgcgaataataatatgtaccATTTAAGTTTACCACTTAACAAtagtagaaaaataaatgaaatgaaagGCAATACAAAATCGCTAAATGAGGCATGTGAAGCTACtccaaataattttaaaaattcctCTTTTATGCAAGagagtaatataataataaattatatgaacaGAATTGAAGATAATGtgcaaaattttttgaatatcaGTTCAAAAGATGTAAAAGTTTTAATGAATTCAGTTCCTCATGTGATCAGTAAGAGAGATGATACACATACAAAGGTAAAATCCTCAATATTGCAGAGTATCAATGACGGTAATAATATTGCCATTAATGATAGTgcaatatataatgataataataaattgaataaaaGCATTGTATTTGATCATGAAAAAGAAAGTAatcaatatttaaaatgtacgAACAGTAACAAGAATAAGGTGCAGCAGTCTCGTGGTAGTAAGATGAATATGAAAAGTGAAAGTGAGAATAAAGTTGTTATAAAAGACATAtcaaaaaatggaaaagatTTAATAGATGGGTCatctaataaaaaatttaatggtagatattataaaattttaaaaaatataaggcaaaataaaaatttagctAATTATGAATTCAAGGACGTTGCGGAAGCGTATGATATGGggaatgataatgataacgataataatataagtaatagcaatagcaatagtaatagcAATATCAATAGCAATAGCAATAGCAATAGCAATATCAATAGCAATAGCAATAGCAATAGCAATAGCAATAGCAATAGCaatagcaatagtaatagcaatagcaatagcaatagtaatagcaatagtaatagtgAAAATATTAGTTATAGTAATGCCCCCCCTCGTTGTAGCAGTAGATACGGTGAAAAGATGCACTATAGAGAATTCTTCCATGTAGATGAAAACAGAAATACGAAAGAAGTTAAAATTTGTACTAATAAAGTAATTTTGACAACTTTCGAAatgaaaacatttttattaaatacaataaaagcCATAGGGatagtttttaaaaaatggaaggTAACAAATTTTGGCATGTATTTTTGGtttcatataaaatgtatagaaAGTGAAACAGACctaaatttttacatttctatttttaattccttgtttgaaaaaattacaggaaaaaatatttattatcagTGCAatgatttaaattatatagtgAACTTATTTAAggaatttattatatacgattgcaaaaacatttttaagaaaagTATAAAAGTTCTGAACagatatgcaaaaaaaaattcccaAAATTTCTCTATTTTTGATAACAGTGAAGATATAGTAAATGTGAACGAGTCTCTGCTGTTAATTAAGGAAGAAATGAACAACACTGGTAGtgatgataatgataacaCTGGAGGTAGTAACGATAGTGATATACATAATGGTAATCGTAATAGTAGTGAtagaaacaataataatattatgactaatagtaatagtaatggtAATGGTAGCAGTAATGGTAACAGTATTAACAaaggaaataattttttttgttttatttttaacgcgctaaaagaatattatgaaTCTTTAGGGAAAAGCGGTCAGGAAAAAATTTACGTATCCAATATGTTTGCAAACTTTAATGAATTAAACTATAACGAAATATTCAGCTTTTTTTGTGAGCAAATGAATTAG
- the PmUG01_04025900 gene encoding DNA-directed RNA polymerase III subunit RPC10, putative gives MAFFCPNCHNIVLVHIESGVYFYCKTCNFKYKVKNKIYNKFDCKEYNKNIPLDAVDMNNKNMSKTQAICPKCTNDEAYFYSLQIRSADEPSTIFYVCVKCNYHWKE, from the exons ATGGCGTTCTTCTGTCCGAACTGCCACAACATTGTTTTAGTACACATCGAGAGCGgagtttatttttattgtaaaacatgcaattttaagtataaggtaaaaaataaaatatataacaaatttgATTGCAaagaatataacaaaaatattccttTAGATGCTGTTGACATGAACAATAAAAACATGTCCAAAACacaag CCATATGTCCAAAATGCACGAATGACGAAGCTTACTTTTACAGCCTACAAATCAGATCCGCAGATGAACCGAGCACAATCTTTTACGTTTGCGTAAAGTGTAACTACCACTGGAAGGAGTAA
- the ASL gene encoding adenylosuccinate lyase, putative, protein MEHLQNISPIDGRYRKSCREISAFFSEYALIKYRILVEIKWLLFLNEREFFFKKLSENSERRLSELSNVTDDDITRVKKIEEETNHDVKAIEYFIKEKITGIEDEELINIKEYVHYLCTSEDINNLAYALSVKLCINNIIIPILEKIMKKLKELASDYANVSLLSKTHGQPASATTFGKELANFFSRMYNHINCLKNIKVYGKFNGAVGNFNAHKIADNNIDWVSSIKYFVEKYFQLNYGLYCTQIQDHDYICELCDSLARINSTLLDLSIDIWLYISNNLLKLKVVQKEIGSSTMPHKVNPIDFENAEGNLHLANALFKLFSSKLPISRLQRDLSDSTILRNLGTSFSYSLIAYKSLLKGLSKIDIDKRNIDEELNHHWSTLAEPIQIIMKKYNFMDAYEELKKFTRGKIINKEIMQEFIKTKCNFLPPHVMEELMNLTPSKYIGYADYLALNVQELTENFHLQYHQ, encoded by the coding sequence ATGGAGCACCTGCAAAACATCTCTCCCATTGACGGTAGGTACAGAAAGTCATGTCGCGAAATTTCGGCATTCTTTTCTGAGTACGctctaataaaatatagaattCTGGTCGAGATAAAATGGCTGTTATTTCTAAATGAGagagaatttttttttaaaaagttaagtGAAAATTCGGAAAGGCGACTGAGCGAGTTAAGTAATGTAACAGATGACGATATTAcaagagtaaaaaaaatagaagaggAAACAAACCATGATGTTAAGGCtatagaatattttataaaagaaaagattaCAGGTATTGAAGATGaggaattaataaatataaaggaatatgttcattatttatgtacaagTGAAGATATAAACAATTTGGCATATGCTTTAAGTGTAAAGCTAtgcattaataatattataataccgatattagaaaaaataatgaaaaaattaaaagagtTAGCTTCTGATTATGCGAATGTTTCTTTACTTTCCAAAACACATGGACAACCGGCATCTGCTACTACATTTGGAAAGGAACTagccaattttttttcacgaatgtataatcatataaattgtttaaaaaatattaaagtatATGGCAAATTTAATGGAGCTGTAGGAAATTTCAATGCCCATAAAATTGCagataataatattgatTGGGTTTCaagtattaaatatttcgTTGAGAAATATTTCCAATTAAATTATGGTTTATATTGTACACAAATACAAGATCATGATTATATTTGTGAACTATGTGATAGTTTAGCACGTATAAATTCGACTCTACTTGATTTATCTATAGATATATGGTTGTACAtttctaataatttattaaaattaaaagtagtacaaaaagaaataggAAGTAGCACAATGCCGCATAAAGTTAACCCTATCGATTTTGAAAATGCAGAAGGGAATCTACATTTAGCAAATGCgctttttaaattatttagttCGAAATTGCCAATTAGTAGACTGCAAAGAGATCTATCTGACTCAACAATTTTGAGAAATTTAGGCACCTCTTTTTCGTACTCACTTATTGCATATAAATCATTATTAAAAGGGCTATCCAAAATTGATATAGACAAAAGAAATATAGATGAAGAACTAAATCATCATTGGTCAACTCTAGCAGAACctattcaaataattatgaaaaaatataattttatggaTGCATATGAagagttaaaaaaatttactagaggaaaaattattaacaaagaaattatgcaagaatttataaaaacaaaatgtaaTTTCTTGCCACCACATGTTATGGAAGAGTTAATGAATTTGACACCAAGCAAATACATTGGCTATGCGGACTACTTAGCCCTTAATGTACAGGAGCTTACggaaaattttcatttgcaGTATCATCAGTGA